A section of the Vespa velutina chromosome 6, iVesVel2.1, whole genome shotgun sequence genome encodes:
- the LOC124949969 gene encoding uncharacterized protein LOC124949969 — MFQHTMSWFFGKKKHQKESPVESTEDLTSTSIENEFVNIERQMYPVPPNSQDGIPYPGGGLYPLINDASTYPTLPTNSTKQNQQGDMQHYLSGVPFKLCKQLESNMNDFEIDRLRANEILSFIQRIEEQNLDYDFSHEKSVITEMNSTNDE; from the exons ATG tttCAACAC ACGATGTCTTGGTTTTTTGGCAAAAAGAAACATCAGAAGGAATCACCAGTTGAATCGACTGAAGATCTTACATCTACTAGcatagaaaatgaatttgtaaatattgaaAGACAAATGTATCCTGTACCTCCAAATTCTCAGGATGGAATACCTTATCCTGGTGGTGGCCTATATCCACTTATAAATGACGCTTCAACTTATCCTACACTACCTACAAATTCAACTAAACAAAATCAGCAAGGGGATATGCAACATTATTTAAGTGGAGTACCATTCAAATTATGTAAACAGTTGGAGAGTAATATGAATGATTTTGAGATTGATAGGTTACgtgcaaatgaaattttatcttttatccaaAGAATAGAGGAGCAAAATTTAGATTATGATTTTTCACATGAAAAGAGTGTCATTACGGAAATGAATAGCACTAATGATGAGTAA
- the LOC124949967 gene encoding cytochrome c1-2, heme protein, mitochondrial-like: protein MATVFRRSYAILIRIFDKIRGNRCEQVALRSIGTRARCENDRKRIRISLGVLTGAATTCGSVLYFLDSSVKAADLQAMPPSYPWKLDGFFSSLDHSAVRRGWQIYKAVCSTCHSLEFVRFMDLVDVSHTKEEAVAIAAEYEIDDGPDEEGNYYKRPGRLPDRIPLPFPNEEAARAANNGAYPPDLSYMINARHNGRNYVFSLLTGFMEPPAGITLTETQQFNPYFLGSALSMAEMLHDGILDYDDGTPATKSQMSKDIVEFLSWTSSQDHDKRKLMIIKVIGIGIITLLAVLHMKKSTWTTVINQRIFNISKDKCE from the exons ATGGCTACTGTTTTCAGAAGAAGTTACGccattttaataagaattttcgataaaatacgtGGAAATAGATGCGAACAAGTCGCTTTACGGTCTATCGGAACTCGTGCTAGATGTGAAAATGATAGGAAGAGAATTCGTATATCTCTGGGTGTCCTCACAGGTGCAGCCACCACCTGTGGATCCGTTTTGTATTTCCTCGACAGCTCGGTCAAGGCCGCCGACCTGCAAGCCATGCCACCGAGTTACCCCTGGAAGCTCGATGGTTTTTTCAGTTCTCTCGATCATAGTGCTGTACGAAGAGGGTGGCAAATTTATAAAGCAGTCTGTAGCACTTGTCACAGTCTTGAATTCGTTCGCTTTATGGATTTGGTCGATGTGTCGCATACAAAAGAGGAAGCTGTTGCTATTGCAGCCGAATACGAA atcGACGATGGACCAGACGAAGAaggaaattattacaaaagacCTGGAAGACTACCCGATAGAATACCATTGCCATTCCCGAACGAGGAAGCAGCGAGAGCTGCCAATAACGGTGCTTATCCGCCGGATTTGAGTTACATGATAAATGCCAGACACAACGGACGAAATTATGTATTCTCTTTACTTACTGGCTTCATGGAGCCACCTGCTGGTATTACCTTAACGGAAACCCAACAATTCAATCCTTATTTTTTGGGAAGTGCTCTCTCAATGGCAGAG ATGCTTCACGATGGCATCTTAGATTACGATGACGGCACACCAGCGACCAAATCCCAAATGTCAAAGGACATTGTAGAATTTCTTTCCTGGACGAGTTCGCAAGATCACGACAAGCGAAAACTTATGATCATAAAAGTCATTGGAATTGGTATCATTACTTTGCTGGCGGTATTGCACATGAAGAAAAGTACATGGACAACCGTAATAAATCAGCGCATCTTCAATATATCCAAAGATAAATGcgagtag